Within the Candidatus Eisenbacteria bacterium genome, the region CGTTGATTGTTCAGGCGATTCCGAACCCGTTCAACGCGAGCGTGGAGATCCGGTACTTCGTGCCCGCGGCCGATCGGCAAGTCGACATCCGGATCTACGACGTCGGAGGGAGACTGGCGTACGAGTTCCCGAGGATTCGGGGGGCTCCGGGATGGGGAGTCGCGGTTTGGTCCGGGAAGAGCACGAGTGGGAGTCTTGCCTCCTCCGGGATCTATTTCCTGAGACTGACATGTGAGGGATTCGGCCCTCGGTTCAAGAAGATCGCGCTGCTGCGATAGACATGCTGGGGATCACTCAAGTCCGGCGACAGAGCGGCGCCAAAGAGACCTCGACGGACACGGACGGGCTCTGGCGGAGGTGCGAATAGCTGAATGGTCCAACGATTCCCCCGGAGGTGCTTCAATGAGAAAAGAATTTCGAGAGCATTCCCACGTGGCCGGTGGCTTCCGGTCTGTAACGGGTACAATCGTGGGCGCGCAAATCACCGCAATCCTCGTTGTCTTGGTTCTTGCCGGGGCCGCTTCGGCCGAGCCTCGTATTCCTTTTCAGGAAGTCCGGGATGAGGTCGTTCCACACGGAGGGGAGTCTCTTCGTCTCGACGCCTGCTTGGTTGCGTACTACAACACGTGCTCGGGCTGGGTGCACTTTTGGGCTTGGGGCTGTTCGGATGAAGCCGGTGTCGTCTTTGACTTGCCGTCGGAATGCGGGAAGACTCCGGGAGCGCCGTGCACGAATGAGGGGTTCTGGTGGTACTGGCGATACACACACCCCGGATACAACTATACCGTGAGTTATCGTTTGTATCCGGTGGATTCGTCGTACTGCAAGGCAGGTCCCCCGATCGGATCCTTGAACCGCCAAGATCCGATCGAGCGCTGGAACTACTACGCGGGGCTCGGAACGATGGAGAGCGATCTCGTCGCGTTGACGGCCATCATGGACTGGGGGGGGTACCCGTTCTTGATTAGCGACAACAACAGCAAGAACCAGGAGATCGGCTGCGCCCCAATCCCGACGGAGCAACACACGGTGTATTACGGAGATGTTTACGGGGAGTACTGTCCGCCGTTGACGCTTGGGGATGATTTGGGTCTAGTGAACATCGTGATGGACGCCACGTTCTCCTGCGAGGAAACATCGATCGAGCCCGCATCGTGGGGAGCGATCAAGACGCTGTTTCGCTGACGTGGCTCCCGCATCCTCCCTTCGCGTCTCGACGGGGGCACGGTGGGCGTCACGCTCCGCCTCGCTCCCCCGCCTGTGGAACGGGCGCACGTGCGCGACACGGGGCGCGGGGGCGTCACGCGCGGCTTCCACACGCTGCCGCACGCTCCGCCGAGCGCGGACGCCTGTGGAACGGGCGCCGGGCGCTCCACCGGGCGCCGCGGGCCTCACGCGCAGGCTCCACACGCCAACGCGCGCTCCGCCGAGCGCAGACGCCTGTGGAACGGGCGCACACGCGCAGCGGGGCGTCGGGCGCAGGCTCCACACGTCGAGGAAGACGAGGGGCGCCCATGCGCCATAATGGGCGGTGACGAGGGGCCGGTCGCTGCCGTATGCTCACAGCGATAAGCACGGATAACCGGACCGGCTTTGCAGCGCGACCCCCAGCAGGGAGGGAAGAACAGGAGTTCGGTGCCAGGCTACCGAACTCTTCCCCGTCTTGGAAGTTCGGTAGCCTGGCACCGAAACTCGGAAGTTCGGTAGCCTGGCACCGAAACTCCGAAGTTCACCGAAACTCATGGCACCGAAACTCGTCGAGCATCTCCGCGAAGAGGCGCGCGGACTTTTCCCACGCAAAGGACCGCGCGCGCTTCAAAGCGGCGAGGCGCATCGTCTCGCGGGCCGCGGCGTCTTCGAGCGCTTCGCGAAGGACACGGGCGATCTCCTCCACGTTCCGCGGGTCGAAGGCGCGCGCCGCATCGTCGCCGATCTCGGTGAGCGGGGCGATCCGCGAGACGAGAGCGGGAGTGCCGCATGCGAACGCCTCGACGAGCGGAAGCCCGAACCCCTCGGCGAGGCTCGGCAGCACGAGGTACGCCGCGGATCGATAGAGCGCGGCGAGCTCGGCGTCGGTCACGCGCGCGAGGGCCTTGACGAGCAGATCGCCGAATCCCGGGTCGGTCCCCGCGAGAACGAGCGGGTAGCGTTCGCGGAGCGGACCGGGAAGCCGCCGGTGCGCATCAACGAGCCTCGCGAGGTTCTTGTGGCGGTCCCCTCTTCCGACGAAGAGCACGAACGGAGCGCGAAGGCCGAGGCGCGCGAGGTGCGCCTCGTCCCCTTCTCCGGATGGCGTGAAATGCCGCGCCGGAGCGCCCGGCACCACCGAGATCCGTTCCGCCTCCGCGCCGAAACGGGAGACGAGAGCCTCGCGCGTTCTCTCCGAGACGGCGACGAGCCGATCGTAGCTCCGAAGGAGCGCGCGACCCGCGAACGCGCACCGATAAAACGCTTGCCACTTCAAGTTCCCGCCGCGCGCGTCCGGCATCTCCCACGGGATGAGATCGTGAACGGCCGCGATCCGGACCGTTCCAGGCGTGCGGCCGGGCGGGAACCCGAGGTAGTTCGGCGCGACGAAGAACCGAATCGCTTCCCGCCGGAGGATGCGCGGAAGAGCGACCGCATTCGTGGGCGAGAAAAGGCCGTGCGGAACGCGGACGAAGGGGACGGTTCCCTCGAGATCGCCGAAGAGGGACTCTCGAATCGTTTCATCTCGATAGAGAGCCGCGTACCCGCGCGCGGAGTCGCCGCGCGCGAGCGCGCGAAGAAGCTCGAGCGCGTAGCGTCCGATCCCGTCCAGCCGCGCGCTTCGGACCCATCGAAGATCGAAGAGGACGATCGGCTTCGTGGAAAGCGCGCTGCTGTTCATCGGGAAACCCACGCGCGGAAACGCGGCGCCGTGTGCGGCATCGCGGTTCGGTTCGAGGCGGCGGCCTCCGTCAATCGGTCAGCGTTTCCTCGATGAGGCGCTCGATCTTGTGGGCCAGCTCGAAGTCCCGTCCGGTGATCCCCTTGCATCGGTGCGTGAGGCAGCTCACCGAGACGCGTGTGTGGCGGATCTCGATGTCCGGGTGATGATTCAGCTCCTCGGCGATCTCGGCGATGATGTGGACGAAGTCGATGGCCTCGAGGTACTCCTGGAAATCGACGACACGCTGAAGCGCTTTGCCGTTCTTCTTCCACTGGGGAAGATCGGCGAGACGCTTCTTCACTTCGGCTTCCGACAGCGCTTCCTTCGCTTCCAAGATCGGCTCCCCCCTCATCCACATCCTTCTGCTCTCTCCTCGGCCGGGCGCCGCGCGGCCGGCGGGATTCGGAGATGTCTCGGCAGCCCCCCCTCGCTTTCTCGCGGGGGACGGTTTCTCGATCGAGACAAGAGTGTATCGCGAATCGTCCGTCTGTGCCAACCGACTTCGAGAGGAGGCTCCTCCTCCCGCCGACAGTATAGAAGCCCCCCCGGATTCCCGCAAGCGGAGACGAAACGGATTTCGCCGCGGGCCCGCGGCTACTTTTCCTTCGGGGCTTTCCCGTCGGCGAGCGACCGAAGGTACGTGAAGGAGTAGATCCCCGTGTCGTGATGATCGCTCCAGATGATGCGGATCGCGTAGCGCCCGACCGGTTCGATCCGAATCGGGCGCACCGATTCGAGAACGGATAGCGGATCGAGCTTTCGCTTGCCGCTCCACTCGTCGACGCATCCCGCGCAGGGGCACGCGCGCCGCAAGGCCGCGACGTTGAAGTCGGAGACGGCGCCATCCTCCCACACGATGCGGAGGGTCTCCTCGCCCGCCTTCTCGATCGATACCGGCTTCTCGCGCGACGGGGCTCCCGGCATCTCTATCCGTCCCAGCGGAGGGAGAACGAAGCGGACTTCCCTCCCTCTTCGATCGCGAGCCGCCCGAGAGCAGCGGCGATGCGCTCGGCGATCTCGACATACGCCGTCGCGGCGGGCGAGGCGGGGTTCCGAACGACGATGGGCGTGCCGGCGTCTCCTCCGATCACCACTTCCGGGTCGATCGGCACCTCGCCGAGGAAGGGGACGCCGAGCTCGCGGCTCGTCTTCTTTCCGCCCCCGTATCGGAAGATGTCCGTGCGTCTCTCGCAGTGCGGGCAGACGAACGAGCTCATGTTCTCCACGATGCCGAGGACCGGCACGTGCACCTGCTCGAACATCTTGAGGCCGCGCCTGGCGTCGACGAGGCTGACGTTCTGCGGGGTCGTCACGATCACGGACCCCGCGAGGGGTGCGGTCTGTGTGAGCGTGAGCTGCGCGTCTCCCGTCCCCGGAGGAAGATCGATGACGAGATAATCGAGAGTTCCCCATTCGACCTGTGTAAGGAATTGATAGA harbors:
- a CDS encoding DUF971 domain-containing protein, which encodes MPGAPSREKPVSIEKAGEETLRIVWEDGAVSDFNVAALRRACPCAGCVDEWSGKRKLDPLSVLESVRPIRIEPVGRYAIRIIWSDHHDTGIYSFTYLRSLADGKAPKEK
- a CDS encoding T9SS type A sorting domain-containing protein — protein: MCETLIPSAVHGGEAAAGPKSYEPLIVQAIPNPFNASVEIRYFVPAADRQVDIRIYDVGGRLAYEFPRIRGAPGWGVAVWSGKSTSGSLASSGIYFLRLTCEGFGPRFKKIALLR
- a CDS encoding glycosyltransferase family 4 protein; its protein translation is MNSSALSTKPIVLFDLRWVRSARLDGIGRYALELLRALARGDSARGYAALYRDETIRESLFGDLEGTVPFVRVPHGLFSPTNAVALPRILRREAIRFFVAPNYLGFPPGRTPGTVRIAAVHDLIPWEMPDARGGNLKWQAFYRCAFAGRALLRSYDRLVAVSERTREALVSRFGAEAERISVVPGAPARHFTPSGEGDEAHLARLGLRAPFVLFVGRGDRHKNLARLVDAHRRLPGPLRERYPLVLAGTDPGFGDLLVKALARVTDAELAALYRSAAYLVLPSLAEGFGLPLVEAFACGTPALVSRIAPLTEIGDDAARAFDPRNVEEIARVLREALEDAAARETMRLAALKRARSFAWEKSARLFAEMLDEFRCHEFR
- a CDS encoding 4a-hydroxytetrahydrobiopterin dehydratase produces the protein MRGEPILEAKEALSEAEVKKRLADLPQWKKNGKALQRVVDFQEYLEAIDFVHIIAEIAEELNHHPDIEIRHTRVSVSCLTHRCKGITGRDFELAHKIERLIEETLTD